From Sparus aurata chromosome 9, fSpaAur1.1, whole genome shotgun sequence, a single genomic window includes:
- the gpm6bb gene encoding glycoprotein M6Bb isoform X3 — protein METPSEENQDQREDKRGCFECCIKCLGGVPYASLVATILCFSGVALFCGCGHVALTGTVTILETHFSKVTTDHAMLTDVIQLMQYVIYGIASFFFLYGIILLAEGFYTTSAVKELHSEFKTTICGRCISGMFVFLTYILGVAWLGVFGFSAVPVFLFYNMWSTCATMRTTMANLTNIDSICVDVRQYGIIPWTATPGKACGSTLGDICNTSEFYLSYHLYIVACAGAGATVIALLIYMMATTYNFAVLKFKSREDCCTKF, from the exons gtTGCTTTGAGTGCTGCATCAAATGTTTAGGCGGGGTGCCGTACGCGTCGCTGGTGGCTACAATCCTCTGCTTCTCCGGTGTGGCCCTGTTCTGTGGATGTGGCCATGTGGCTCTCACCGGCACCGTGACCATCCTGGAAACCCACTTCTCCAAGGTCACCACTGATCACGCCATGCTGACTGACGT AATACAGCTGATGCAGTATGTCATCTATGGCATCGCTTCGTTTTTCTTCCTGTACGGGATCATTCTGCTGGCTGAGGGCTTCTACACAACCAGCGCAGTCAAGGAGCTGCACAGCGAGTTCAAGACCACCATCTGTGGACGCTGCATCAGTGGAATG TTTGTGTTCCTCACATACATCCTGGGTGTGGCCTGGCTCGGTGTGTTCGGCTTCTCCGCTGTGCCGGTCTTCCTCTTCTACAACATGTGGTCCACCTGTGCCACCATGAGGACTACCATGGCCAACCTCACCAACATTGACTCCATCTGCGTGGATGTCCGTCAGTACG GAATTATCCCATGGACCGCCACACCAGGGAAGGCCTGTGGATCCACGCTAGGTGACATCTGCAACACCAGCGAG ttCTACCTGTCCTACCACCTGTACATCGTAGCGTGCGCTGGGGCCGGAGCCACCGTGATCGCTCTG CTGATCTACATGATGGCTACCACTTATAACTTTGCTGTTTTGAAGTTTAAGAGTCGAGAAGACTGCTGCACTAagttttaa